The Leguminivora glycinivorella isolate SPB_JAAS2020 chromosome 1, LegGlyc_1.1, whole genome shotgun sequence genome includes a region encoding these proteins:
- the LOC125229426 gene encoding uncharacterized protein LOC125229426, with protein sequence MVVLESCWSPCIWSSNVKTGSRAVAVYTAAMSVVLITFISYQLAGGDSTQLWNPLFEADVRGSMKVFGGIFICILGLLIISSIWMVIGINIWMRGLILPWLIIMGLIICFQFIFGLWLIGGYYIYLDATFAALVDFLFMAYNIYCWLCVLSQYQIILEMQSPNIEMLVEE encoded by the exons ATGGTCGTCTTAGAATCTTGTTGGTCGCCCTGTATTTGGTCATCCAATGTGAAGACTGGCAGCCGGGCGGTGGCGGTGTACACGGCTGCGATGAGTGTGGTTCTGATCACATTCATCAGTTACCAGTTAGCAGGCGGGGACTCTACACAACTGTGGAATCCTCTGTTTGAAGCTGATGTTCGGGGAT CTATGAAAGTTTTTGGAGGCATTTTCATCTGCATTCTGGGACTCCTGATAATATCTTCAATTTGGATG GTAATTGGTATTAACATTTGGATGCGAGGTCTCATACTGCCCTGGCTGATCATCATGGGACTCATCATTTGCTTCCAATTTATCTTCGGCTTGTGGCTAATAGGAGGCTACTACATTTAT TTGGATGCAACATTTGCTGCCCTGGTTGATTTCCTGTTCATGGCTTACAAT ATCTACTGTTGGCTGTGTGTCCTGTCCCagtatcaaataattttagaaaTGCAATCGCCTAATATAGAGATGTTGGTTGAAGAATAA